In Luteitalea sp. TBR-22, one genomic interval encodes:
- a CDS encoding PSD1 and planctomycete cytochrome C domain-containing protein, with protein MSFARSLQRLAGPAFIVAAACAPAGLASSALLSAQAPAPVDFATQIQPILESRCYECHGEKKARGKLRLHVRDLALKGGATGPLLVPGDSAKSYLLQRILGEGGEDRMPLDEDPLTPEQTALIRAWIDQGATWPGGPATTAAHTVEEHWAYVAPKKAAPPAVSKEAWVRTPVDRFVLARLDAEKLVPSHEAPKEVLLRRVSLDLTGLPPTIAELDAFVADTRPDAYERVVDRLLASPHFGERWARQWLDLARYADSNGFEADRLRSMWPYRDWVIEAFNADMPFDRFTVEQIAGDMLPGATRAQRIASGFHRNAMTNEEGGVDPEEALYEVLVDRVNTTSTVWLGSTLACAQCHNHKYDPFSQKDYFRLMAFFANPAYTVDKHGAGFKYTEAQVDLATPEQDAQRTTIKAQLKVAEDALAAETPARAAAQARWESSLAETGRGWTTLVPSHAAATNGAQLSVRDDGSVLASGPNPKVTVYTLQATTTTTGLTGLRLEALLDPSLPKQGPGRDPYGHFRLTGIRVFAAPAAAPANRRRVEFTAVKGDGNVSRGDLLPLTTDAPATYARQGRSWVVDAVRDGWRVPFQLVLVPKTPLGEPGGTVITVELAHEDGTIGQGLGRFRLSATTGAKPLDAVSITARTRAALGKPLAARSEDEAKLLASQFREQDPLFETERKEIARLKKALDDLKLPTTLVMEEKPSFERPSTVVRERGAFTAPGEKVYANTPSSLPPMGDDLPPNRLGLARWLVRRDNPLTARVAVNRYWEALFGRGLVETSEDFGTMGAPPSHPELLDWLAVDFMEQGWSVKRLLRTLVLSSTYRQDSGVSPALQARDPYNRLFARGPRFRMEAEMVRDVALAASGQLSRKIGGPSVFPSQPPNIWDNPYDNSRWVESTGEDRVRRSLYTFHRRTAPYPMFTTFDGTSREFCTVRRVRTNTPLQALATLNDTGFFEFARALATRIRTEAPGASVDARLTLGFRLVTSRLPTAQELARLRTFHAQARTRYAKVPEEAVKALGLKAGTTLTPDQLDLAAWTMVGNVLLNLDETVTKG; from the coding sequence ATGTCCTTCGCGCGATCGCTGCAGCGGCTGGCCGGGCCGGCCTTCATCGTGGCGGCGGCGTGTGCCCCGGCAGGACTGGCGTCGAGCGCGCTCCTGTCGGCCCAGGCACCGGCGCCCGTCGACTTCGCGACCCAGATCCAGCCCATTCTGGAGTCGCGCTGCTACGAGTGTCATGGCGAGAAGAAGGCGCGCGGCAAGTTGCGCCTGCACGTCCGTGACCTCGCCCTGAAGGGCGGCGCCACTGGACCGCTCCTCGTGCCCGGCGACAGCGCGAAGAGCTACCTGCTGCAGCGCATCCTCGGCGAGGGCGGCGAGGACCGCATGCCGCTCGACGAGGACCCGCTCACCCCCGAGCAGACCGCGCTCATCCGCGCCTGGATCGATCAGGGCGCGACGTGGCCGGGTGGGCCGGCTACCACGGCCGCCCACACGGTCGAGGAGCATTGGGCGTACGTCGCGCCGAAGAAGGCCGCGCCCCCCGCCGTCTCGAAGGAGGCCTGGGTCCGGACGCCGGTCGACCGCTTCGTGCTCGCCCGACTCGACGCCGAGAAGCTGGTGCCCTCGCACGAGGCGCCGAAGGAGGTCCTGCTGCGACGCGTGTCGCTGGACCTGACCGGCCTGCCGCCGACCATCGCGGAACTCGATGCCTTCGTCGCCGACACCCGGCCCGACGCCTACGAGCGCGTCGTCGATCGCCTGCTGGCCTCGCCGCATTTCGGGGAGCGCTGGGCGCGCCAGTGGCTCGACCTGGCCCGCTACGCCGACAGCAACGGCTTCGAGGCCGATCGGCTGCGCTCGATGTGGCCGTATCGCGACTGGGTGATCGAGGCGTTCAACGCCGACATGCCCTTCGATCGCTTCACCGTCGAGCAGATCGCCGGCGACATGCTGCCTGGCGCGACGCGCGCCCAGCGCATCGCGAGCGGGTTCCACCGCAATGCGATGACCAACGAGGAAGGCGGCGTCGATCCCGAGGAAGCGCTGTACGAGGTGCTCGTCGACCGCGTCAACACGACGAGCACGGTGTGGCTCGGCAGCACCCTGGCGTGCGCGCAGTGCCACAACCACAAGTACGACCCCTTCAGCCAGAAGGACTACTTCCGGTTGATGGCGTTCTTCGCCAATCCCGCCTACACGGTCGACAAGCACGGCGCCGGGTTCAAGTACACCGAAGCGCAGGTCGATCTCGCGACGCCCGAGCAGGACGCGCAGCGGACGACCATCAAGGCGCAGCTCAAGGTCGCCGAGGACGCGCTCGCCGCCGAGACGCCGGCGCGCGCCGCCGCCCAGGCGCGGTGGGAGTCGTCGCTTGCCGAGACCGGCCGCGGCTGGACGACGCTCGTGCCGAGCCACGCGGCCGCCACCAACGGCGCGCAGCTGTCGGTGCGCGACGACGGGAGCGTCCTGGCGAGTGGCCCGAACCCGAAGGTCACGGTGTACACGCTGCAGGCCACGACCACGACGACGGGCCTCACCGGCCTGCGCCTCGAGGCCCTGCTGGACCCGTCGCTGCCCAAGCAGGGACCCGGGCGGGATCCGTACGGACACTTCCGCCTGACGGGGATCCGCGTGTTCGCGGCCCCCGCCGCGGCCCCGGCCAACCGGCGACGCGTCGAGTTCACCGCCGTGAAGGGCGACGGCAACGTGTCGCGCGGCGACCTGCTACCCCTCACCACTGATGCCCCCGCGACGTACGCACGGCAGGGCCGCTCCTGGGTGGTCGATGCCGTGCGGGACGGCTGGCGCGTGCCGTTCCAGTTGGTGCTCGTTCCGAAGACGCCCCTCGGGGAACCAGGCGGCACCGTCATCACCGTCGAACTCGCCCACGAAGACGGGACGATCGGGCAGGGCCTCGGGCGCTTCCGGCTGTCGGCGACGACGGGGGCGAAGCCTCTGGACGCGGTGTCCATCACGGCGCGGACGCGCGCCGCGCTGGGCAAGCCGCTGGCGGCCCGCAGCGAGGACGAGGCGAAGCTGCTCGCCAGCCAGTTCCGCGAGCAGGATCCGCTCTTCGAGACGGAGCGCAAGGAGATCGCGCGCCTGAAGAAGGCGCTCGACGACCTCAAGCTGCCGACCACGCTGGTCATGGAGGAGAAGCCATCGTTCGAGCGCCCCTCCACCGTCGTCCGCGAGCGCGGCGCGTTCACGGCGCCCGGCGAGAAGGTGTACGCCAACACGCCGTCATCGCTGCCGCCGATGGGCGACGACCTGCCGCCCAACCGTCTGGGGCTCGCGCGCTGGCTGGTGCGGCGCGACAACCCGCTGACGGCGCGCGTCGCGGTGAATCGGTACTGGGAAGCGCTGTTCGGCCGCGGGCTGGTGGAAACGAGCGAGGACTTCGGCACGATGGGCGCGCCGCCGTCGCACCCCGAGTTGCTGGACTGGCTGGCCGTCGACTTCATGGAGCAGGGCTGGAGCGTCAAGCGCCTGCTGCGCACCCTGGTGCTGTCGTCGACCTACCGGCAGGACTCGGGCGTCTCGCCGGCGCTGCAGGCGCGCGATCCGTACAACCGCCTCTTCGCGCGCGGCCCGCGCTTCCGCATGGAAGCCGAGATGGTCCGCGACGTCGCCCTGGCGGCGAGCGGACAACTGAGTCGGAAGATCGGCGGCCCGAGCGTCTTCCCGTCGCAGCCGCCCAACATCTGGGACAACCCGTACGACAACTCACGCTGGGTCGAGAGCACCGGCGAGGATCGCGTGCGCCGGAGCCTGTACACGTTCCATCGCCGCACCGCGCCGTACCCGATGTTCACGACCTTCGACGGCACCAGCCGCGAGTTCTGCACGGTGCGGCGCGTGCGCACCAACACGCCGCTGCAGGCGCTCGCGACGCTGAACGACACCGGGTTCTTCGAGTTCGCCCGCGCCCTGGCCACACGCATCCGCACCGAGGCGCCAGGCGCCAGTGTCGACGCCCGCCTCACCCTGGGATTCCGGCTCGTCACCAGTCGCCTGCCGACCGCCCAGGAGCTGGCGCGCCTGCGCACCTTCCACGCCCAGGCCCGCACGCGTTACGCGAAGGTGCCCGAGGAAGCCGTCAAGGCGCTGGGCCTGAAGGCCGGCACCACGCTCACGCCCGATCAACTGGACCTGGCCGCCTGGACGATGGTCGGCAACGTGCTGCTGAACCTGGACGAGACGGTGACCAAGGGATAG
- a CDS encoding aldose epimerase family protein: MTRTPFGQLPDGQAVEAFTFTNAKGMSVTAITYGGIITSLKVPDKAGQLADVVLGYDSLQGYLDKSPFFGTIVGRYGNRIAKGKFTLDGKTYSLPINNGENHLHGGPQGFDKKVWKAEPFEHPGAVGVVFTHTSPDGDMGYPGTLAVKVTYTLTDDNTLRFDYEATTDKATPVNLTQHTYFNLAGAGSGDILGHEIEMKADRYTPVDKGLIPTGQLAPVEGTPFDFRKATPIGARIDADHPQIKAGGGYDHNMVFTRTGTDLEPLITVYEPTTGRTMTVATTQPGVQFYTGNFLDGTITGKGGKVYPKRAGFCLETQHFPDSPNKPEFPTTILKPGETYRQSTAYTFGVR, encoded by the coding sequence ATGACCAGAACTCCCTTCGGACAGCTGCCCGACGGCCAGGCCGTCGAGGCCTTCACCTTCACCAACGCCAAGGGCATGTCCGTCACGGCCATCACCTACGGCGGCATCATCACGTCGCTCAAGGTGCCCGACAAGGCGGGCCAGCTGGCCGACGTCGTGCTCGGCTACGACTCGCTCCAGGGTTACCTCGACAAGTCGCCGTTCTTCGGCACCATCGTCGGCCGCTACGGCAACCGCATCGCCAAGGGCAAGTTCACCCTCGACGGCAAGACCTACTCGTTGCCGATCAACAACGGCGAGAACCACCTGCACGGCGGCCCGCAGGGCTTCGACAAGAAGGTCTGGAAGGCCGAGCCGTTCGAGCACCCTGGCGCGGTGGGCGTGGTCTTCACGCACACCAGCCCCGACGGCGACATGGGCTACCCGGGCACGCTCGCGGTGAAGGTCACCTACACGCTCACCGACGACAACACCCTGCGCTTCGACTACGAGGCGACCACCGACAAGGCCACGCCCGTCAACCTGACGCAGCACACCTACTTCAACCTCGCCGGCGCCGGCTCGGGCGACATCCTCGGCCACGAGATCGAGATGAAGGCCGACCGCTACACGCCGGTGGACAAGGGCCTCATCCCGACCGGCCAGCTCGCGCCCGTCGAGGGCACGCCGTTCGACTTCCGCAAGGCCACGCCGATCGGCGCCCGCATCGACGCCGACCACCCGCAGATCAAGGCCGGCGGCGGCTACGACCACAACATGGTGTTCACCCGCACCGGCACGGACCTCGAGCCGCTGATCACCGTGTACGAGCCGACGACCGGCCGCACCATGACCGTGGCGACGACGCAGCCCGGCGTGCAGTTCTACACGGGCAACTTCCTCGACGGCACGATCACCGGCAAGGGCGGCAAGGTCTACCCCAAGCGAGCCGGGTTCTGCCTCGAGACGCAGCACTTCCCGGACTCGCCCAACAAGCCCGAGTTCCCGACGACGATCCTGAAGCCGGGCGAGACGTACCGGCAGAGCACCGCGTACACCTTCGGCGTGCGCTGA
- a CDS encoding AbgT family transporter yields MPLHELLDVAPVTPRTRPSPRPTLAGRWLDLVERVGNRCPDPILLFLVALAATWGLSALLAGIDFGVLDPRNGQPLRINDQLTLVAMSAFLANMTVTYVTFPPLGMVLVMVLGVGLAERSGLLAAALRGVLAVAPVRLLTPLVVLAAIVAHVLSDSALVIVLPLAAALFYVAGRHPLLGIVASFAPLSGLLFGSLLPQSLDAILAGFTEGGARLIDPAFRVTPLNNYWLAAAIALAAVPATWWMVDRTIAPRVADIVVDGDPALMPSAPPLTAPERRGLWGAALACLAVLGAVAWAAWPAGSPLRGADGSLTGAGAPLMRGMTPILLVLAAVPALVYGRVAGTMRTHRDAIEGMSATMASMNYYLVMVFFAALFTRTFAESNIGALVAVTGADALRASGLPGAITILGVVGLTFALDVIVPSASAKWALLAPILVPMLMSAGLSPHLTQAAFRIGDGPMNLMSPLFPYFPLVLAFCRRYVTTCGLGTIMALVLPLGVMYLGLQVAMLMAWWALGLPLGVGAGYAVP; encoded by the coding sequence ATGCCCCTGCACGAGCTGCTCGATGTGGCGCCGGTCACGCCGCGCACGCGTCCGTCGCCAAGACCCACCCTGGCGGGGCGGTGGCTCGATCTTGTCGAGCGCGTCGGGAACCGGTGCCCCGACCCCATCCTGCTGTTCCTCGTGGCCCTCGCGGCGACCTGGGGCCTGTCCGCCCTGCTGGCCGGCATCGACTTCGGGGTGCTGGACCCGCGCAACGGGCAGCCCCTGCGGATCAACGACCAACTGACGCTCGTGGCGATGTCGGCCTTCCTGGCCAACATGACGGTCACCTACGTCACCTTCCCGCCGCTCGGCATGGTGCTGGTGATGGTGCTGGGGGTGGGCCTGGCCGAGCGGTCCGGCCTGCTCGCGGCCGCGTTGCGCGGGGTGCTGGCGGTGGCGCCGGTCCGACTGCTCACGCCGCTGGTCGTCCTGGCCGCGATCGTCGCGCACGTCCTCTCCGACTCGGCGCTCGTGATCGTGTTGCCGCTGGCCGCGGCCCTGTTCTACGTCGCCGGTCGCCACCCGCTCCTCGGCATCGTCGCCAGCTTCGCGCCCCTGTCCGGGCTGCTGTTCGGCAGCCTGCTGCCGCAGAGCCTCGACGCGATTCTCGCCGGATTCACCGAAGGCGGGGCGCGCCTCATCGACCCCGCGTTCAGGGTCACGCCGCTGAACAACTACTGGCTCGCCGCCGCCATCGCGCTGGCCGCCGTGCCGGCCACGTGGTGGATGGTGGACCGCACGATCGCGCCACGCGTCGCCGACATCGTCGTGGACGGCGACCCGGCGCTGATGCCCTCGGCACCGCCGCTGACCGCGCCCGAGCGTCGTGGGCTGTGGGGCGCCGCACTGGCGTGCCTGGCCGTCCTCGGTGCCGTGGCGTGGGCCGCCTGGCCGGCGGGCTCGCCGTTGCGCGGCGCAGACGGGTCGCTCACCGGCGCGGGAGCGCCGCTGATGCGCGGCATGACGCCGATCCTGCTGGTGCTGGCGGCCGTGCCGGCGCTGGTCTACGGGCGCGTCGCCGGGACGATGCGTACGCACCGCGACGCCATCGAGGGCATGAGCGCCACCATGGCCTCGATGAACTACTACCTGGTGATGGTCTTCTTCGCGGCGCTGTTCACCAGGACGTTCGCCGAGTCCAACATCGGCGCCCTCGTGGCGGTGACTGGCGCGGACGCGCTGCGTGCCTCCGGCCTGCCGGGTGCGATCACGATCCTCGGGGTGGTCGGCCTGACGTTTGCGCTGGACGTGATCGTGCCGTCGGCCTCGGCCAAGTGGGCACTGCTGGCGCCCATCCTGGTGCCGATGCTGATGAGCGCGGGCCTGTCGCCGCACCTCACGCAGGCGGCCTTCCGGATCGGCGACGGCCCCATGAACCTGATGTCGCCGTTGTTCCCGTACTTCCCGCTGGTGCTGGCGTTCTGTCGCCGCTACGTCACGACGTGCGGCCTCGGCACGATCATGGCGCTCGTGCTGCCGCTCGGGGTGATGTACCTCGGGCTGCAGGTCGCGATGCTGATGGCGTGGTGGGCGCTGGGGCTGCCGCTCGGTGTCGGCGCGGGCTATGCCGTGCCCTGA
- a CDS encoding glycoside hydrolase family 172 protein gives MRTRLLASRLLAMTGLVALATTAVDSQSTGSLLQGWLTLQPGVRSLRISSFDRSGGNNDRLEKIAQGERRVLADIKGPGQITHIWVTIAPPPPTVSRHDIILRMYWDDETTPSVEAPIGEFFGQGWNESYPMAALPLAAGPREGRAMVSYFPMPFRSRARIEVENDTGRTIDAFYYYVDYEQLPSLPADTPYFHAWYHHELTEAQAYGENEWNTLGPEQKNTTGAGNFLVADITGRGHYVGMNYYVHSPSPMWYGEGDDLFQVDGEAWPGSLHGTGTEDYFNTSWSPDSLYQHPFFGYARVDGETGWLGRTHVYRFHVTDPVRFQKSLRVSIEHGHDNNLTLDMATVAYWYQTEPHKAFPAFPDRESRKLMPAIGPSDIHRWRDAWRKSMGNGPKLWGNERPR, from the coding sequence ATGCGCACACGGCTCCTCGCCTCACGGCTCCTCGCCATGACCGGCCTCGTCGCCCTGGCGACGACCGCCGTCGACTCCCAATCGACAGGCTCCCTGCTCCAGGGCTGGCTGACGCTGCAGCCGGGCGTCAGGAGCCTCCGGATCAGCAGCTTCGATCGCAGCGGCGGCAACAACGACCGCCTGGAGAAGATCGCGCAGGGCGAGCGACGGGTGCTCGCCGATATCAAGGGCCCCGGGCAGATCACGCACATCTGGGTGACCATCGCGCCGCCCCCGCCCACCGTCTCACGCCACGACATCATCCTGCGCATGTACTGGGACGACGAGACGACACCGAGCGTGGAGGCGCCGATCGGCGAGTTCTTCGGGCAGGGGTGGAACGAGAGCTACCCGATGGCGGCGCTGCCTCTGGCCGCCGGCCCACGCGAAGGGCGCGCCATGGTCAGCTACTTCCCGATGCCGTTCAGGTCGCGGGCCCGAATCGAGGTGGAGAACGACACAGGCCGCACCATCGACGCCTTCTACTACTACGTCGATTACGAGCAATTGCCGTCCCTGCCGGCCGACACGCCCTACTTTCACGCCTGGTACCACCACGAGCTGACCGAGGCGCAGGCGTACGGCGAGAACGAGTGGAACACGCTCGGGCCGGAGCAGAAGAACACCACGGGCGCCGGCAACTTCCTGGTGGCCGACATCACCGGCCGCGGGCACTACGTGGGGATGAACTACTACGTCCACTCGCCGTCGCCGATGTGGTACGGCGAGGGCGACGATCTCTTCCAGGTGGATGGCGAGGCGTGGCCCGGTTCCCTGCACGGGACGGGGACTGAGGACTACTTCAACACGTCCTGGTCACCCGACAGCCTGTACCAGCACCCGTTCTTCGGCTACGCACGCGTCGACGGCGAGACCGGCTGGCTCGGGCGCACGCACGTGTACCGCTTCCACGTGACCGACCCGGTGCGCTTCCAGAAGTCGCTGCGGGTGTCGATCGAGCACGGCCACGACAACAACCTGACGCTCGACATGGCGACGGTGGCCTACTGGTACCAGACCGAGCCACACAAGGCGTTCCCGGCCTTCCCTGACCGCGAGTCCCGCAAGCTGATGCCAGCCATCGGCCCCAGCGACATCCACCGCTGGCGCGACGCCTGGCGCAAGTCGATGGGCAACGGGCCGAAGCTGTGGGGGAACGAGCGGCCCAGGTAA
- a CDS encoding RNA polymerase sigma factor: protein MTNALALSSSPTDDAALVARVRAGDPDAEAELARRFAPRMRVLCLARTRRPDLANDLAQDAMIALLLELRRGGLRDPAALPAFAAGIARNIVRSEHRASRRHDVGSLEVDVDVAREEGEDAAVRRLDVERALDGLPVADQQVLRLILVEGCKPADVAARLGISPEAARTRKLRAQRRLMEAFDTAFQPRPPGRATGSAPGMSRSM, encoded by the coding sequence ATGACCAACGCCCTCGCCCTGTCCAGTTCGCCGACCGATGACGCCGCGCTCGTGGCGCGGGTGCGGGCCGGTGATCCGGACGCCGAGGCCGAGTTGGCACGGCGGTTCGCGCCGCGCATGCGCGTCCTGTGCCTGGCGCGCACCCGGCGGCCCGACCTGGCCAACGACCTGGCGCAGGATGCAATGATCGCGCTCCTGCTGGAACTCCGCCGCGGCGGCCTTCGCGATCCAGCGGCCCTGCCGGCCTTTGCCGCCGGCATCGCCCGGAACATCGTGCGGTCGGAGCATCGCGCCTCGAGACGGCACGACGTCGGGAGTCTCGAGGTCGACGTCGACGTGGCCCGGGAGGAGGGCGAGGACGCCGCGGTGCGTCGCCTCGACGTCGAGCGCGCCCTCGACGGGCTGCCGGTGGCCGACCAGCAGGTGCTCCGCCTCATCCTCGTCGAGGGCTGCAAGCCCGCCGACGTGGCGGCACGCCTCGGCATCTCTCCGGAGGCGGCGCGGACGCGCAAGCTGCGGGCCCAACGCCGACTGATGGAGGCGTTCGACACCGCGTTCCAACCCCGGCCGCCCGGGCGCGCGACCGGTTCCGCGCCGGGGATGTCACGTTCCATGTAG
- a CDS encoding CHAT domain-containing tetratricopeptide repeat protein: protein MRLALLILCWVATVTVAAAQGTPSDPRLATLRTRIQQRATDDAIALADTIAADALHAGAPETAALALRLVGDFHLDRERLAPARAVLTRARDIARDHGLVTDEQLATLLLARVAALDGRTADVTASVPAALDILERQAPSRETLAWAFSQGITALRGTPAYDPTLARAVALLEPTDRFASACSLWQSQGDARFNVAQYGEAHEALTIARACYEALGLRSDVGRVLVSLGRVQRAHGQLNAALTLYGQAARLQEADGDLPALLQSLNAQAVTYDRLGQHERAVRIYRRALARARAASLTRYEVFLRGNLAGSLLGAGQSEAALTELRLVLREEKSSYLRATRLRQTAEALRMLGRTDEGLAALDEAKAALPAPGFDESVTWLGAHAMLLASSGRLDEAQRDLDQALRQVEDARARALAGDTARRGFGDLHQGLFAVAIDIATRRGATTTALQLAEQARARALLDLMQRRPDAPDTRPADVGAMQALARRLDTTLLVYWVGADDTIAWVVSADRLTAHRLPAGERVLRQLVRTAAGSGNVPAAINASLLGGPDLGPWRTLHRTLIAPLAADLPTAPGSRLTIVPHGPLLHLPFAGLLDARGRYLIERHALHYAPSVAVLAAAVARDASDAPAPAGTAVVIGNPSPLPRLPGVALPPPLPYAGEEARRVARRLGPRARLSTGGAATERALRASVDGATWLHVATHAQVSEEATAPSYLLLARGAGGAADDGMLTADEVHTLSLAGATVVLSACRTALGRVTGEGTLGFTRSFLAAGARAIVATTWELPDEAGLRVMEAFYAAHARGATVAEALRTAQLRQLRALRAGTLTRKVGAQVVRLPSTPLLWAGYVSVGVP from the coding sequence ATGCGTCTCGCGCTGCTCATCCTCTGCTGGGTCGCCACGGTCACTGTGGCCGCCGCGCAGGGGACACCCTCCGACCCGCGGCTGGCCACGCTCCGCACACGGATCCAGCAGCGCGCCACCGACGACGCCATCGCCCTTGCCGACACCATCGCGGCCGATGCGCTGCACGCCGGTGCGCCGGAGACCGCGGCGCTCGCGCTCAGGCTGGTCGGCGACTTCCACCTCGACCGTGAACGGCTCGCCCCGGCCCGCGCGGTGCTGACGCGGGCCCGCGACATCGCCCGCGATCACGGCCTGGTGACCGACGAACAACTGGCGACGCTGCTGCTGGCCCGCGTCGCCGCCCTCGACGGTCGCACCGCCGACGTCACCGCCTCGGTACCGGCCGCCCTCGACATCCTCGAGCGGCAGGCGCCGAGCCGGGAGACCCTGGCCTGGGCCTTCTCGCAAGGCATCACCGCCCTGCGTGGCACGCCCGCGTACGACCCGACCCTGGCGCGCGCCGTCGCCCTGCTGGAGCCAACCGACCGCTTCGCGTCGGCGTGCAGCCTGTGGCAGTCGCAAGGCGACGCCCGGTTCAACGTGGCGCAGTACGGCGAGGCGCACGAGGCGCTCACCATCGCCCGGGCCTGCTACGAGGCCCTCGGGCTACGCTCCGACGTCGGGCGGGTGCTGGTCAGTCTGGGCCGGGTCCAACGGGCTCACGGGCAGTTGAACGCCGCCCTGACGCTTTACGGACAGGCCGCTCGTCTCCAGGAGGCGGACGGCGACCTGCCCGCGCTCCTGCAGAGCCTGAACGCGCAGGCGGTGACCTACGACAGGCTGGGCCAGCACGAGCGGGCGGTCAGGATCTACAGGCGCGCGCTCGCCCGGGCGCGCGCCGCGTCGCTCACCCGGTACGAGGTGTTCCTTCGCGGCAACCTCGCCGGCTCGCTGCTCGGCGCGGGCCAGAGCGAGGCAGCGCTGACCGAACTGCGCCTCGTCCTGCGCGAGGAGAAGTCCTCGTACCTGCGCGCGACGCGGCTGCGCCAGACCGCCGAGGCCCTGCGCATGCTCGGCCGGACCGACGAGGGCCTCGCCGCTCTCGACGAGGCGAAGGCGGCCCTGCCGGCGCCCGGCTTCGACGAGTCGGTGACCTGGCTCGGCGCACACGCGATGCTGCTGGCCAGCTCGGGCCGCCTCGACGAGGCGCAGCGCGATCTGGACCAGGCCCTGCGGCAGGTCGAGGACGCGCGCGCCCGGGCACTGGCCGGCGACACCGCCCGGCGGGGCTTCGGCGACCTGCACCAGGGCCTCTTCGCGGTCGCAATCGACATCGCCACCCGCCGCGGCGCCACCACGACCGCCCTCCAGCTGGCCGAGCAGGCACGGGCCCGCGCGCTGCTCGACCTGATGCAGCGTCGCCCCGACGCGCCCGACACCCGGCCGGCCGACGTCGGGGCGATGCAGGCGCTGGCGCGCCGGCTGGACACGACGCTGCTCGTGTACTGGGTCGGCGCCGATGACACCATCGCCTGGGTCGTGTCGGCCGATCGCCTGACCGCCCATCGCCTGCCGGCCGGCGAACGCGTCCTGCGCCAACTGGTGAGGACCGCCGCCGGCTCCGGCAACGTGCCGGCCGCGATCAACGCCTCGTTGCTCGGCGGGCCCGACCTGGGCCCGTGGCGGACGCTGCACCGCACCCTGATCGCGCCGCTGGCTGCCGACCTCCCCACGGCGCCCGGCAGCCGGCTGACCATCGTGCCGCACGGCCCCCTGCTGCACCTTCCCTTCGCGGGCCTGCTCGATGCGCGTGGCCGCTACCTGATCGAGCGACACGCGTTGCACTACGCGCCATCGGTGGCCGTCCTCGCGGCAGCCGTCGCCCGCGACGCGAGCGACGCGCCGGCCCCGGCCGGCACGGCCGTCGTGATCGGCAACCCGTCGCCCCTGCCGCGCCTGCCGGGCGTCGCGCTCCCGCCGCCGCTGCCCTACGCGGGCGAGGAGGCTCGTCGCGTCGCTCGTCGCCTGGGGCCGCGCGCTCGGCTCTCCACCGGAGGCGCGGCGACCGAACGCGCGCTGCGGGCCAGCGTCGACGGCGCGACCTGGCTGCACGTGGCCACCCACGCGCAAGTGTCGGAGGAAGCCACGGCGCCGTCGTACCTGCTGCTGGCCCGCGGGGCGGGCGGCGCTGCCGACGATGGGATGCTGACCGCCGATGAGGTGCACACGCTGTCGTTGGCCGGCGCGACAGTGGTGCTCAGCGCGTGCCGCACGGCGCTCGGGCGCGTGACCGGCGAGGGCACGCTCGGCTTCACGCGCAGTTTCCTGGCCGCCGGCGCCCGCGCGATCGTCGCGACGACGTGGGAACTGCCCGACGAGGCAGGGCTGCGGGTGATGGAGGCCTTCTATGCGGCGCACGCCCGCGGCGCGACCGTGGCCGAGGCGCTGCGCACCGCGCAACTGCGGCAGCTGCGGGCCTTGCGCGCCGGCACGCTGACCCGCAAGGTCGGGGCGCAGGTGGTGCGCCTGCCGTCGACGCCGTTGCTGTGGGCCGGCTACGTGTCGGTCGGCGTGCCCTGA